A segment of the Halodesulfovibrio sp. genome:
TTCGGTTTCAACCACAACATTTTCTTTTTCACCTTTCAAGCGTTTTACTTCGGCTTCGAGCATCTCCAGATACATGTCGAGACCTATTCGCGCCATTTGACCGGATTGCGCTTCGCCTAAAATGTTTCCTGCTCCACGCAAACGTAAATCTTCCATAGCGACCCTGAACCCAGCGCCGAGATAATCCAACTCAAGAATAATGCGCAAACGCTTACGAGCCGGTGCTGGCAACTTATCAAGGTTGTTTACAACAAACACAGCATGAGCTTGTCTATCGGAACGTCCCACACGCCCCCGCAACTGGTACAACTGTCCTAACCCGAACATTTGTGCCTGATCGACAATAAGGGTGTTAGCACGCGGGAAATCGAGTCCAGATTCTACAATGGACGTACATACAAGTACATCCAATTCGCCATGCCAGAACTGATGCATTGTCTCTTCGAGATTCTTTTCAGACATTCGCCCATGAGCCATGCCAATGCGTGCATCAGGTACGAGTTCGCGTACATACTCTGCAACACGTTCCAGCCCTTCCACTCTGTTGTACACCCAGAATACCTGTCCATCGCGAGCAAGCTCACGTTCCAGAACACCTTTAAGCTCCTGTGCTTCACGTTCAATTAAGGCTGTCTTAACAGGCTTGCGTCCTACAGGAGCTGTTTCAATAACAGACAATTCTCGAACACCGGACATAGAAAGCTGAAGTGTTCGAGGAATAGGCGTTGCGGTTAATGTTAATACGTCAACGTTACGCTTAAGTTTTTTTAATTTCTCTTTATGGCGTACCCCAAAACGCTGCTCTTCATCTAACACGAGAAGGCTCAGATTCGGTAAATCTACGTCGTCAGACAACAAACGATGTGTACCGATAAGGATATCTATCTGTCCACGGGCAGCAGCGGACAACACCTCTTTCTGACGCGTGCGTGTTACAAACCGGCTGAGCAGCCCAATGTGCACAGGGAAACGGGAAAGACGGCTTTTGAAAGTCTGATAATGCTGTTCTGCAAGAACAGTTGTCGGACAAAGCAAAGCAACCTGCTTACCTTCACAGGCTGCACGGAACGCGGCACGAATCGCAACTTCTGTTTTACCGAACCCAACGTCACCACAGACCAGCCTGTCCATCGGCTCCGGCTTTTGCATGTCATCAAGAACATCCTGAATAGCTCGCGCCTGATCGGGAGTTTCTTCAAAGCCGAAAGACGCTTCAAATTCACGATACAGTTCATTTACAGGACCATATGAAAAGCCTTTAGCTAATCTTCGCCATGCATACATTTCCATAATGTCATGCGCGACCTTTTCAATAGCCTTACGTGCTTTAGACTTGCTTGCCTGCCAAGCTGCACCGCCAAGCTTATCAAGCGCAGGGGCGGCTCCATCCGGTCCTTTGAAAAGCTGAATGAGAGAAAGTCTATCTACCGGAAGATACAGCTTATCTTCACCGGCATATTGAAGCAGTAAGAAGTCGTTAGCAACGTCACCCAGATCAAGTCGATGCAGTCCACCAAAAGTGGCAATACCATAATCCCTGTGAACCAGATGTGCGCCAACCTTCAGGTCGTCGTAATCTTTTAAACCAGAGAAAGCACCAGAGCGAGCACGAGTTTGCCGTTCTATTTTAGGTTGTAAAACATCTTCACCGAGCAAAAGAATATTATCCCATTCAAGCTCAATGCCTCTACGAAAAGAGGAGACAAGCGCAAACAAGCCCCTTTCGCGCGGGGCATAGCACATGTGCGGCATCAAACCATCTTGCTCTGCCAGCGTAAGAAATTTTTTACGGCTACGGTCTGTGGCAAAGCTCAAAACAACCTGCCGTTTTTCTTTCATCCATTCTTGCAGACGCGCAACCAACGTATGCCACGGACGTTCAACATCTTCCGGTTTTTGGAATATATCCTGAAACGCACCATAGCTACGTTCTTGAAGCGAGGAGCCTTGCACCTCGATGCCCATCTTCAATTCTTCAAAATGAATTCTGCGGCTTTGCTCCCATACGCTTTCAGCCGTATCAGCAGGACGAAGCACACAGCTGACAGGCTGGCGAACTCCGTGTTCGTTTGCCTGTTCATCTAAAAAGGATGTCCACAGCCGCTCAGATTCTTTCAAAGCTTCTGTAAGACCACTTTCCGATGGCAGAATGTACACAGCTCCCTTTGGAAGCCAGTTTTCGAGGTAGCTGGAGTTCTTATAAAAAAATCCGGGTAAAAAAGTGTAGTTACCGTTTTCAGCCACATGCTGCATTGCAGAGGATTGACCAGCAGCTAAAACACCATCAGCCTCAAGATGCTTCCACCAAACCGATGCCTGCGCCACATTAGAGTCACTTAGCACGACCGGAGCAGCAGGAAGCAATACTAGCTCCTGAATATTACCGCGTGACCGCTGAGATGTCGGTTCAAACAGTCGAATCTCTTCTAAAATGTCACCAAAAAATTCCATGCGAACAGGAAGAGTGAATCCCGGACAAAAAATATCTAGAATATCACCACGCAGAGCAATCTCACCCGGCTGCGTCACTAACGGAACGCGAGTATACCCCCACTCAACAGCCTGCTCGATAATAAGATCTGGTCCTGTCTCATCACCAAGGGCTAGCAGCAACTCGTTATGTAAAAAAATATCTTCTGGCGGCAGCGCAGGAAGGAAGTTATCGATGGAAAGCAGCACACCTTGTGCAGCACGCTTAAGCCCAAGTCCGTACAGACTCGCCATTCGTGTTGCCCATCGTGATTTGCCATACGTACCCGCTGGATGTTGTGGAATTGTAAGCCACTCGTCATCCCACTGCGGGGTTGCTAAGGAAACAGGCCCTCGGGAACAGTTCGGAGTAAATAGTCGCAACAGCCCGTTAAGTTCTGCAAACTCTTTGGCATCCCGTGCGACGACTACCACATGTTCGCCCCTGTCGCGTAGTGTTCGCGCTAGCCGAGCCTGACTTGCAGGTCCGCTTCGCGCCACATGGACAACGGCATCTTTGTCATTTTGAATTTTTCTGACGATTTCAGAAAACAGCACTCGTCACTGCTCCCATAGTATAAAATACATAAACTAAAAAAGCCGCTTACCTAAAGAATAGGCAGGCGGCTTTTGCTTTTCAAAAGAGGAAATTTATTTTTTTAAAAAACCCTCAAGGAAAAACTACATCTGTCC
Coding sequences within it:
- the mfd gene encoding transcription-repair coupling factor, which produces MLFSEIVRKIQNDKDAVVHVARSGPASQARLARTLRDRGEHVVVVARDAKEFAELNGLLRLFTPNCSRGPVSLATPQWDDEWLTIPQHPAGTYGKSRWATRMASLYGLGLKRAAQGVLLSIDNFLPALPPEDIFLHNELLLALGDETGPDLIIEQAVEWGYTRVPLVTQPGEIALRGDILDIFCPGFTLPVRMEFFGDILEEIRLFEPTSQRSRGNIQELVLLPAAPVVLSDSNVAQASVWWKHLEADGVLAAGQSSAMQHVAENGNYTFLPGFFYKNSSYLENWLPKGAVYILPSESGLTEALKESERLWTSFLDEQANEHGVRQPVSCVLRPADTAESVWEQSRRIHFEELKMGIEVQGSSLQERSYGAFQDIFQKPEDVERPWHTLVARLQEWMKEKRQVVLSFATDRSRKKFLTLAEQDGLMPHMCYAPRERGLFALVSSFRRGIELEWDNILLLGEDVLQPKIERQTRARSGAFSGLKDYDDLKVGAHLVHRDYGIATFGGLHRLDLGDVANDFLLLQYAGEDKLYLPVDRLSLIQLFKGPDGAAPALDKLGGAAWQASKSKARKAIEKVAHDIMEMYAWRRLAKGFSYGPVNELYREFEASFGFEETPDQARAIQDVLDDMQKPEPMDRLVCGDVGFGKTEVAIRAAFRAACEGKQVALLCPTTVLAEQHYQTFKSRLSRFPVHIGLLSRFVTRTRQKEVLSAAARGQIDILIGTHRLLSDDVDLPNLSLLVLDEEQRFGVRHKEKLKKLKRNVDVLTLTATPIPRTLQLSMSGVRELSVIETAPVGRKPVKTALIEREAQELKGVLERELARDGQVFWVYNRVEGLERVAEYVRELVPDARIGMAHGRMSEKNLEETMHQFWHGELDVLVCTSIVESGLDFPRANTLIVDQAQMFGLGQLYQLRGRVGRSDRQAHAVFVVNNLDKLPAPARKRLRIILELDYLGAGFRVAMEDLRLRGAGNILGEAQSGQMARIGLDMYLEMLEAEVKRLKGEKENVVVETEINLGINAHIPESYIPDGKERLKFYKALSSAVDAAQMQDVELEIRDRFGALPPELVSFLGVLEFKRFLMAIQVQRADILRDKVRLTWAENADVISPALLVGWVNDNIDRAKLTPPATLELLLKGTDDLRTRLAKLKKELEPLITA